The proteins below are encoded in one region of Coffea arabica cultivar ET-39 chromosome 4c, Coffea Arabica ET-39 HiFi, whole genome shotgun sequence:
- the LOC113738964 gene encoding F-box/kelch-repeat protein At3g23880: MPVATADLASNSPQELIIPVLSRLPAKSVGKCRCVWKLWRSLLSDPLFIKAHLVSHLHLYFPYTLPLPIYHSKARPFGESIAFEGLNPSSVYLMNPTIRELVKFRHSSLVRDAAETITRYGFGYGSSNDDYKIVTLSYDWRVVETESYPAFVDVLVGGLECGRGLVVFLMFLVRILGCFDKKCVLIALDTSCKKFKQLPWPDTDHTSHKCGSELVALGGCLGMVVVQSSHRMDVWMMMEYGVGEFWTKFIVTTPENVYAWGSI, encoded by the exons ATGCCGGTCGCCACGGCCGACTTAGCCTCAAAttctccccaagaactcatcaTCCCAGTTCTCTCACGACTCCCGGCAAAATCGGTCGGCAAATGCAGGTGCGTTTGGAAGCTATGGCGCTCTCTACTTTCTGACCCACTTTTCATCAAAGCCCACCTCGTTTCCCACCTCCATCTCTATTTCCCGTACACCCTCCCTCTTCCTATTTATCACTC AAAAGCTCGCCCTTTTGGAGAATCAATTG CTTTTGAAGGATTAAACCCCTCATCTGTGTATTTGATGAACCCCACTATCAGGGAGCTTGTGAAATTTCGACATAGTTCATTGGTTAGGGATGCTGCAGAAACCATAACTAGATATGGTTTCGGTTATGGTAGTTCTAATGATGACTACAAAATCGTTACGCTGTCTTACGATTGGCGAGTTGTCGAAACAGAGAGTTATCCTGCCTTTGTTGATGTTTTAGTTGGGGGATTGGAATGTGGAAGAGGATTGGTTGTTTTCCTTATGTTTCTAGTTCGCATTTTGGGGTGTT TTGATAAAAAGTGTGTTCTAATTGCTTTGGATACGAGCTGCAAGAAATTTAAGCAACTGCCATGGCCTGATACTGATCATACTTCTCATAAGTGTGGCAGCGAGCTTGTAGCTCTTGGCGGATGTCTAGGAATGGTTGTGGTACAATCTAGTCACCGTATGGATGTTTGGATGATGATGGAGTACGGTGTTGGAGAATTTTGGACCAAATTTATTGTTACTACACCTGAAAATGTATATGCATGGGGATCTATATGA